The following are encoded together in the Primulina eburnea isolate SZY01 unplaced genomic scaffold, ASM2296580v1 ctg507_ERROPOS390280, whole genome shotgun sequence genome:
- the LOC140821315 gene encoding metal transporter Nramp3.2-like encodes MPSLEEDQQQPLLTNRPTDLSDEDEEERAYVASEKIHVIGVDEGADTDEYSTKTPPFSWRKLWLFTGPGFLMSIAFLDPGNLEGDLQAGAIAGYSLLWLLLWATAMGLLVQLLAARLGVATGRHLAEFCREEYPNWARLLLWIMTELALIGSDIQEVIGSAIAIRILSAGFIPLWVGVIITALDCFIFLFLENYGVRKLEALFAVLIATMAASFAWMFGETKPSGRELLLGILVPKLSSKTIQQAVGVVGCIIMPHNVYLHSALVQSRDIDKNKIGRVREALKYYSIESGLALSISFMINLFVMAVFAKAFYGTEQANNIGLGNAGQYLHEKYGGGIFPIYYIWAIGLLAAGQSSTITGTYAGQFIMGGFLNLRLRKWIRALITRSFAIIPTLIVALVFDTSEDSLDVLNEWLNVLQSVQIPFALIPLLCLVSKERVMGIFKIGTALQIVSWLVASLLMAINGYLLVDFFSGKGKSGAFFISVVSTCAAAYICFIIYLVARELNFSCLFVKANRMKKSET; translated from the exons ATGCCTTCACTCGAAGAAGACCAGCAGCAACCGTTGCTAACGAATCGGCCAACCGATTTATCCGATGAAGACGAAGAAGAACGAGCCTATGTCGCATCGGAGAAAATCCACGTCATTGGAGTGGACGAAGGGGCTGACACCGACGAGTATTCCACCAAGACGCCGCCTTTTTCGTGGCGGAAGCTATGGCTATTTACGGGTCCGGGATTCTTGATGAGTATAGCCTTCCTGGATCCGGGTAACCTTGAAGGGGATCTCCAGGCGGGGGCGATTGCGGGTTATTCTCTTCTGTGGCTGCTTTTGTGGGCCACCGCCATGGGCCTGTTGGTTCAGCTGCTGGCGGCTCGTCTCGGCGTGGCAACGGGGCGTCACTTGGCGGAATTTTGCAGAGAGGAGTATCCTAACTGGGCTAGACTGTTGCTTTGGATCATGACAGAGCTGGCCCTGATTGGGTCTGACATTCAGGAAGTGATTGGCAGTGCTATTGCTATCAGGATTTTGAGCGCTGGTTTCATTCCTCTCTGGGTTGGAGTCATTATCACTGCTCTTGACTG TTTCATCTTCTTGTTTTTGGAGAACTATGGTGTGAGAAAATTGGAAGCACTTTTTGCCGTCCTTATAGCAACAATGGCCGCCTCATTTGCATGGATGTTTGGTGAGACAAAGCCTAGTGGCCGTGAACTTTTACTCG GCATTTTGGTTCCAAAACTCAGCTCCAAAACTATACAGCAGGCAGTAGGAGTTGTCGGGTGTATTATAATGCCTCACAATGTATATTTACATTCCGCCCTAGTACAATCTAGAGATATCGACAAAAACAAGATAGGCCGAGTTCGAGAAGCCCTCAAGTACTACTCGATCGAGTCTGGCCTGGCTTTATCAATCTCTTTCATGATAAATCTGTTTGTCATGGCTGTTTTTGCCAAGGCATTTTATGGTACAGAACAAGCCAACAATATTGGCCTCGGAAATGCAGGGCAGTATCTTCATGAAAAGTATGGAGGAGGAATATTTCcaatatattatatttgggcTATTGGTTTGCTAGCAGCTGGCCAGAGTAGTACTATAACTGGCACTTATGCTGGCCAATTTATTATGGGTGGATTTCTAAATTTACGGTTGAGAAAGTGGATAAGGGCACTTATAACAAGAAGCTTCGCTATTATCCCGACACTTATTGTTGCTCTTGTTTTTGATACATCGGAGGACTCGTTGGATGTCCTAAATGAATGGCTTAACGTGCTTCAGTCTGTTCAGATACCATTTGCTCTCATTCCCCTGCTTTGCCTGGTATCAAAAGAGAGAGTAATGGGCATTTTCAAAATTGGCACTGCTCTGCAG ATAGTTTCATGGCTTGTGGCTTCCCTGCTGATGGCTATCAATGGCTATCTTTTGGTTGATTTTTTCTCCGGCAAAGGGAAGAGTGGTGCTTTCTTCATTTCTGTGGTTTCCACATGTGCAGCTGCGTACATTTGTTTCATAATATATCTTGTTGCAAGGGAACTCAACTTTTCCTGTTTGTTTGTAAAAGCCAATAGGATGAAAAAATCAGAAACCTGA